The following are from one region of the Cloacibacterium sp. TD35 genome:
- a CDS encoding TetR/AcrR family transcriptional regulator: MKDTRSTLDKLFDMFRIHGAKTLTMDDIAREFCISKKTLYQKYRNKEELLTEVLEHFSNKAIDEVEIVRKQYQCPIEIMFVSGTRIDDATSQEKNAFVLQLIKYYPEVFHQHQKSISIKIEEILKQNFKRGVELGYYRTDIPTDLFIKFLTTLLFSVDVSPLFEDIHDKKYISTGIKFFYLNAIVTEKGQQRLKELKTKYEELD; this comes from the coding sequence ATGAAAGATACAAGATCTACATTAGACAAATTGTTTGATATGTTTCGCATTCACGGTGCGAAAACACTTACAATGGATGATATTGCAAGAGAGTTTTGTATTTCAAAGAAAACCCTTTATCAAAAGTATAGAAACAAAGAAGAATTACTGACTGAAGTTCTAGAACATTTTTCTAACAAGGCGATTGATGAAGTAGAAATTGTAAGAAAACAATATCAGTGCCCTATAGAAATCATGTTTGTTTCGGGAACTAGAATAGACGATGCAACAAGTCAGGAGAAAAATGCGTTTGTATTACAATTGATAAAATATTATCCAGAGGTGTTTCATCAGCATCAGAAATCGATATCAATCAAAATTGAAGAAATTTTAAAACAAAATTTCAAAAGAGGAGTAGAATTAGGATATTATAGAACAGATATTCCTACTGATTTATTTATTAAATTTTTGACCACATTATTATTTTCTGTAGATGTTTCGCCTTTATTTGAAGATATTCATGATAAAAAATACATTTCCACAGGAATTAAGTTTTTTTATTTAAACGCCATCGTAACAGAAAAAGGACAACAACGACTAAAAGAATTAAAAACAAAGTATGAAGAATTGGATTAA